The Camelus ferus isolate YT-003-E chromosome 13, BCGSAC_Cfer_1.0, whole genome shotgun sequence genome segment TAATTCAAGCTGCAAGAACTTTGATTCACTGATACATTCCAGTGctggaaatgaatgaatgaactaatgaatgaatgaatgaatgaattgctgCGCTTCTCCAGATGCCAGAAATTCAGAGAgaagctccccccaccccctggcattGTGGTCAATCCTTATTCTGGCCCCTGGGGGTGGATGGTTTGGATCCAGAAGTCCCAGAAAGTTTAACTTACAGCctccttttttctcctgcttccttagAATCTTGAGAAGCAATGGCCACAGAAGCCCCTGTGAATATTGCCCCTGAATGCAGCCCTGTTGTTGGCACAGCAGCTGACAGCTTCATTTGGCAGCCGAACTCGCCCAGCATGCACGTCATAAGGCCCAAATCCGCCAAGGGCCGGACTCGGCCAAGTCTGCACAAACCCCAGGGCCCGGAGGGGCGCTCCCGCCGCACACCATCCTCTCCGCCTCCAGCTGTTCCCTGCGAGTCGCCAAGCAGCCAGAAACTGGGGGTCTGCACGCCCAAATCTCCAAGTCAGGGAGCTCCCAATGAGATCCCGGAGCTGCGGCAACAAGCGCCCATCGGGGCTTCCTCTTCCCTCAACAAATACCCAGTCCTTCCTTCCATCAACAGGAAGACCGTGGAGGAGGGGGCCGTGGAAACCATAGCTAAGAAGGCTGGCTCCCTGCAGCTGAGCAGCATCCAGGCTCCCTACCAAGAGCAGACCTGCACTGTGAAGACGAGCGAAGAAGATTCCAGAGCCCAACCTCATTCCCTGGAGAGGAAATTTGTCGTCCAGACCATGAGACAAAGTTCCTACAGGGCCAGAGACCTGGAGGAACCATCAGATCAGGAGCCAAGGCTGCTGCTGGCTGTCAGGTCACCATCAGGCCGAAGGTTCGTCCGCCATTTCCGGCCAACCGATGCCTTGCAAACTGTTGTCGCTGTGGCAGAACACAAGAACAAGGCCACCTACCAACGCTGCAGCATTGAGACTATGGAAGTGCCCAGGAGACGTTTCTCTGACCTCACCAAGTCTCTGCAGGAGTGCAGAATCCCCCACAAGTCAGTGCTGGGCATCTCACAGGAAGATGGAGAGGGGTGGCCCTGAGTCCGCCGCCACCCAGCTGGGGTCCTGGGTCTCTGAGCAAGGAGCATGCTTGGGTGGCATGGCTTCCCAGGCAGCTTGGTTCCAAGTGCCATATGAACCTGGTACCACTGTGACTCCTGGGATGCTCGCCCTCTGAGCGGCTTCTTTGAAGCAGTGAAATCGGCACATGCCCCAAGTTCATTAAGAAggttctcctcctccagccatTAAATTCTCCCCACCGCTGGAGTGAAGTGTCAAGTTAGCAAGGCTGTTCCTGGAGCAGCTGTGACcaggctttcttttctccttggatCCTTTTCTGAAGCAGCTGCCTGCCCTTACAGTGAACTCATGCTCTCTTGAAGCCAGTGGTTTGCCTTTCTGTATTTGATGTAGGATTAAACACTTCACAGAGAGGACTCTGCTCTGGTCAATAACCAGAAATACTGCACTGGCGTTTGTGTTTCTTGCCAGCATCTTTAAGAAACAGGCAGTTGACCCTATCTTGGGAGCAGCCTCTTTGCCAGGCTTGGGTGGCCCGAGTTTCTTGGGGATTGCCATTTGTGTGAGGTCATTTCTGAGGAAATAATAGGCCTTTAGCTAATACAAACCCCCcaatacatttcttaaaagagCCTGAGAGCTGGAAAGTAAATCCCTTCCACAAGCATAGATTATCCAGTAGCTACTTTACTTTTAGTAGAGATTGACCAGGTCTACAATTTTTGGTAGCTACTCCCTGTGTACAAAATTTTTCCCAGACTGAGAAAAGCCAGCGGAATCTGACGTCCTTTGCTTTTGTAAGTAATggaatcttttgtttttaaattgcacACACCTGCAAGTCTGCAGAGTGTGTAGGAAAGCCCCCCTTGGCTTACCTGGGTGTGGATACGTTGTCTGATCCCCAGTTTCAGTGTCTTCTCTACTTCCAACACGGAGGCTCCCTTGAAAGGATGGCGGTACCCTGTTCTCTGATTTAGAATCCTCTGGAGGAAGAGGCCTCCTCGGGCTGGTGTCACTTTGCTGTGCCTGTGCTAAGAGTCCATGTGCCCAAACGTCTGGTTGATGAGCATGACGCCTGTAGCTGTGTTGCAGACCTCAGAGTCGCATTTCTCCTACTCCAGAGTGGTGATATGGACATTTGCCAAAGTTCTCTTGTGTTGTGAGCTCAGCAAGACTCCCCCGTCTCATCTGGATCCCGTTTATGGCCAAAGCACCACCCAGGGTAGGGGAGACCTGTCCTCCCCGAGCCCGGCCATCACACAGCCCTGAGTGCTAACACGCAACCCTGCCTCCTAGGTACCCAGTGGAGGCAGGCGGTCTAGAAGCGTCCTAGTGTTGCCACCTCTACAACACGTGCATCTTGTGCACAGATTAGGACTCTGGTTGGAAGTGTTACTTCCAGCAAATCGATACTTAGCCATGGAGATGAATCGCAACATCGCTCCCTCTGAAGAAGGCTCATCTTGTCCCAACTGCATCCCACGCCGCCCAGATCATTCTAGAATAGGTTATTTTGGAACATTTTGCCAAGTTTCTTATTAAGATACCAAATACCATTTGGTCAGCCGCTCCTTTGTCTGCAAAGATCAGCTTGTGGTGCCTTGGGCAGGCCCACGCGATGGGCCACATCCCCCCGCTGCTGACCACGCAGAAGGGCCTGGTGACTTGAGCCTGGAACTCACAGTACAGGAGTTTCACCTCCCACCCAGGACTCAAGCACATTAATTCTGCCTCTGATCTAGGAGGCTGGGGGAAGAGCCTCCCACAAACTCACACCTACTCTGCGGTAAGAATAAAATCCCACCCACCTGGGACTCGGTAACTTCTCCAGGCAGGAAATCTTTAGATCGCAGTGAAATGGAGCATGCTTGAAAGAGGCAGACTGTTCACACTTGGGGTTTTGCTACTGCTGTTGAACTTAGACTTTGCGGTGGTGGGAAAAAATGGAAGGCATAGAGCATAGAAATAGTTTAGGATAGTTTGGGATATGCGAACAAAGCTAGATTTGAAACACTTTAATCCACATTTGTGCAGGGATGAAAGATGATGATACTAACAATAAAAATCCATTTGCATGAAACTGAGTCAGTGGAGAAACACGTCTTCTTATTTCAGCCCAAGACTTGAGCCACCGCACACTCGTGGACAGAGGGACTTGTTCACCCCAGCTTCACTCTCCCTCTTGGCCAAGCACTTGGCTCTGCTGCTAGATCCCAGTGCCTTCCCCAGGTGCCCAGATGCCCACCCTTCCCGCAGCTCCGGCTCCCCGCTTCTGTCAGAGCACTGAGCCCGTCTGTGTGGGGAGAGGCTCCTGAATTTCTCCCCCAAATCATTCCACGTACTCCCCTTTTGAGGTTGGCAAGAACAGGCTGCGTGAGAATTTCAGAGTTCTTGGCTCTGCGTGTGGCACTGCCAATCAGGTGCCCTGGTCCAGTGGGCCCTGCACACTGCTCTTGGTGGCCCGGGGTAGGTCTGAAGTTTGCCCACTGTGCGGTCACAGACCTGAGTCACTCATTTAACCAACAGTCATGGAAGGGCATACCCTGTGCTACACGCTTGGTGACAGGCGTGGGCACCCTAGCAAAGGAACATCGGCGGGAAAATGTGGAACCATCTCTGGACTCGGACCAGCTGAAGGCGGCAGCTGTAGCTTTACCCGGAAGGATCCTGGGGCGAGGACCAGGCCAGGTCACTACCCACTCTTCACCCCACCTTGTGGAAACGCGAAGGGAACTCTTCCCCACCGCCCCCTCAGCCTTTTCTAGCGATGCAGGATCGCTCATTAGGGATGTGAACTTTGCATAGGACAGAGCTTCATGACAAGTTATTCTACTGTACCCCTGACGGAGTCCAGTGGGTAAATCAGTCCTggcagcagaaggaacagcaggacGAATAAGTGACTCATCATTCAGTATCCAAAACATTTTCACCAACAGATGGCAGGTGGTTTTAACATAACAGTTTTGCCCCAAAAGTACCTGGGGACTCAGCCAACAGCCATCAGTCCAGGGAGGCCCTGCTGAAGAGGCGAGGTAAACAGGACTGTGGGCCGGGAGTCACCCCAGAACTGCCCCACGAACACACTTCACGAGGAAACGAAGACAAGCCTTGAGGTTTCCACTCCAATTAAAAGCTTGAAAGACCAGTGACAGGTCACTGTCACTGTCATGCATGACAAAAGTAAGGCCATCCACGCCCTAGGCTTTGCTTTTGTTCACGCTTTTAGCACCATTTTAGAGGGGTGTCTAATGTCAAATAAAGCCATCCTGCCCCAAGGGGCAAAAAAGCTTCTCTTTACACAGTTTTTCATTCAAGGcttcaaaataaatggagagaaaagtgTGCACGGTTGCCTGTGGTTTTGGGTGTATTTTCCATGAGCCTTTTATATGGTCAGAGGATCTACTTTTACACCTTTTAAACAGAATTGCAAAGAAACCCTGAGATTTTTTTACTTCAGCGCAAGCTTGGCGATCATTCTGAGAACTGAAGCAGGAATACCTGTTTTCTTCGTCCACTAAGGCAGCACACCACAACAAAGTTAAAATTCGGAGCATGTTCACCCTCACCCTGAAACCAGAACCAACCAACCCCCAACCTCATACGCAGAGAGGGTCGGAGGCCACCGCGGAGGAGTTAGCAGCCCTGCGGAGCAGACTTCTGGTGACTCACTCACCAACACACAAGGCAGTCActcacattataaaaataaaatccggtgttttattttgtgtctacATAGGTGATATGACATTTTCCCTTCCCGATGAGGGTAGTTTCAACCAGCCCTTTTTGACATCCCTCTGTGTTCCTCTCCCTACAAACAGTTCAGAAATCAGCAGCCCTGAACAGCTGATGCACAAGCACAAATCTCTGGGGGTATTTTTGGACACACTTCAGCCTTATCCCAAGAAGTCGAACAACTGATGTTGGGTGTCATTAGGGGACCCTCATTCCCACGGTCTTGCTCAGAGGGgcgctctggctgctgtgttgagagtGGACTGTAGGGGGCAAAGCGGAAGACGGGAGGCCAACTACTGGACACTGACAGTAACCAGAGGAGAGATGTGGTGGCTTGGGCCAGGGTGGTAGCCGTAGGTGTCATGGACACATAATCCACTttcttaaggaaaacaaaaaggcaagatAGTTTGACAAGTTGGGATTTTGTTCGACCATGCCACCAGAGTTTCTGTAGAAACAAACATGACAGCAACAAGACAAATACATGGTTGGCAAGGGAAAAACACACCAGCAGCAACATTCATACGCGGGAAATGTGTGAATGTTTTTGGACAAATGTGTAGAGACTTTCAAAGCTATTAATTGCTTCAGTTAAGAGATGTAACTAAAAAGGTCACTATTTCACATAATGTATAGGTTAAATCAATTACCATCTCACTCTAGGGGTATGATTACTGGCCAAGGTTACTTTAGGAGAAATCCTTGTTCCAGTAAAATAACacattgtttatttctctcttccttccctccctctcctgcctcccttcatTCCCTTATTCATCCAAATCCAGCAGCTCTGATTTGGGGTGCATTTCCACTTGGGCAGGCAAGGAAAACCTCTGTCCTTTGGTATAACTGACAAAGCCCCTAGTTTCGTAATTTCCATGCCCACATGTTCTTTGCTTTACAATGAGATCTGTGCAGGAGGGCCCTGGTCCCTTTGTGTGACCAGCTCAGAGCTGCACCTCTGACATCTGCCCTCTAGCAGAGAGGTGGGGGTCATGGGTCTTCTCTGGTTGGTGAGTACCACCGGCAGGCATCCTGGGTCTGCTCTAGCCCCAGCCCACTGTTAACAAGGCCAGCCACCTGCAGACCATGGGAGAATGGCAGCGACTCTCACCCTCCCCACGGGGAAGTACAGTCTGGAAGTGACCTGCTGTCCCCACTCCAGCCCTGCACCCAGTCCTGGAACACTGCAGTGTCAACCCGGACCAGACCTGAATGGGCCATGTCCCAGAGACTCTGGATCCAGACCCTGTAGAGGTTTGTTGGtttccccagcccaggcctgggccacaGCTGGCTCTTTTCCTTCTTAATGGAGTTCCCAGCAGGCCCTCATATTATTCAGATCAGCGGTATGTAACAAAATAGTTCAAAAATGTATACAGGCACCTGAATGCCAGGCACATATTAGGTCTGTCAGTGAACAGGGCCAAAATTCCCTGCCCTTATGGAGGTTACAGTCTAATGcctggagacagaaaagaaacaatgtacatagtaaataatatagtaaaaaaaaaaaatacacctgatggaaaatggaaaagcagaaCAGGGTGAGGGGGAGCTGGAGAGcacaggggagtggggagtggggtagggggaggttgTAGGGTGCGGAGTGGGGTTTGTAGAGGATGAAATCTTACATGGCAGGGGGGTGGGAGGTGTCAAGGCAGACCTCATAGACAAAGCAACATCTGAGTGGAGAACTTGAGGGAATCAGCCGAGCtcctggctgggggcaggggcgggggttgGTGGGGGTAGGGATCATGCTCCTGCCAGAGGTGATGCACATGTCCTAAGGAAGGAGCATGTCTAGCCTATTAGAGGGAAGGGCAGTCCATGCGACTAGAGTGAGGAAGGAGTAGGGCTGTCGGAGATGGAAGCAGAGCGACAGATCACATGGGACGTTTCAGGCACTGTAACCCTGGGTAGGATGGGCCCGCTGCAGGGTGCTGGGCGGATGAGTCAGACCTGACATACATGTTCACATCagcactctggctgctgtgctgagaaGAGGCGAGGGTAAAAGACGGAAGACCAAGTAGAAGCTATTGCTTCTACAATCCAAGCGAGAGATGCAGACTAGGGAGGTAGCCACAGAGGTCACGCGAAGCGGTCAGCTTCTGGGTAAATCTaatccatttactttttaaagaagtattacttaattttattgtaaaaatcaTATTAAAGTAAGTGCTAACCCATAATATGCAACGGCATCATCAATTATTTCTCCAGGCAGAAGAGGCTTACCCTACAGAATCCATTACActctgcccccccccaaaaaaaacacactttttttttaaataatgggaaatttgaaaaataaagagaagattgACAAGGAAACTAAAAATTGCCTATAATCCTTTCAGTCAGAGATAACCGTTGTtaatattttggaatatattatttcattcttaaagattacatttattttgcacATTACTTTCTTGCCAGGAGGCACACATtgcatatttttaacatttgtaacCCTAGCAAAAACAGCAGTTTTATATCCTTTTCCCCAATTTCTATAGTCTTCATCATTATTAtaagactgagtaatatttcaaCATAACTGTAATTTATTAAGTCATTTCCCTTTTGGGGAACATttacatatttccattttttgcaaTAGAAGTTAATGCTGAAATCGTCATTTGTGTGGCTTTTTGCATcttctgaattatttctttagaaCAAATTTCCAGGAATAGTATAGGTAggtcaaattttatatatatatctttatggattctgctttgctttttgaCAGGTTATTTAATAAGCACCTAACAGTTTCATTACAGCATCTTCAGTTTTAAGGTTactgctttttatattttatttttgtgtaaaatagaacctaaaagtttaaaaaatatttttcatgtctttgagTACCTtaaatattaatactttttaCATGtccttcaaataattttaatattaaaattaaaaactcaaggGGCAGTTAATTTGTTGTCATAATGTGAGACACTCCATTCCAgtaaagccaaggaaagaggagaCTGGGGGGTGGTGCTAAGAGAGAAATTTGTTCTTACTATTCGTATTTGTTGATACATGCATCATAGTTGATATAAGCATTACACTTTTCAAACTATATGTAGTCATGAACTGAACTGTATGCATGTTGGATTTTTATGAATCAAATCTTGGTTAAATAcatatctcttcattttttttttcagatttgcagctgtattttatttattttttttaacattttttattgggttatagtcattttacaatgttgtgtcaaattccagtgtagagcatacaTATCTCTTCACTGAGCCAGAAAACTGAACATGTCCATGCACCAGCCATGGGGCATAAAGAGGAACTAGGCAGGTCTTTGCTCTCAAGGAATTTCCAGTCTAGTGGGAAAAggcatgtacattttaaaaaatcgtaTGTGGTAAGTTGTATGCTAGTCTTTTATCTCATCTGACAATGGCCTAAAACCAACTAAGCACCATAGTGGCAGAAAATAGTCCTATTGATCTGAAAGAAACAGTCTTGGAAGGAAGCCTGAATGCTCAGCTCTCAAAGCCGTGAATGATCGGTCTGAGGACCTGGGCTACCAAACCACAGTCTTCTAACATCttttaatttggatttaaaaAGAGGGTGGATGGAGGAGATACAAGAGGCAGACTGAGGCAGAGGCCGGTCTGGTAGTGCAGAAGTCAGTCCACTCTGCAGAGAGCGTCTGCCCCACTGGCATATACACTGGAAAGGGGCCATTGAGGACACACTCCTGGGATTTACTGAAGATGCTCTTGGACTTGGTCCTGGCTGTCCAGGCTGGCCCGTGCTCCTCAAATCAGTCCCCAAAGGCCAGGCCACCAAGGCATCTGGCACCAACCAGCCTTGATTCCTTGGTCTTGTCCTCTAGGAATTTCAAGTGTAACGTACGTGCTCAAGAGAGGACAAATCAACACACACATTCACAGTCAACCCCGGAGGCTGCAGCTTCTTCAGGCACAGGAGTGGGAAGACCAGTGTGTAAAAGGGTGGTGGTGGGTGCCATGCAGCTGGCAGACTAGGGTGAGGCTGCAAGCACTGGGGAAAATTCAGACCATCCCCAATATACCTTTGACTCAGCAGAGACACAGTGCCTCCCAGTGAACTCTAAGACTGTGTCTGATAGGCAAAAATTGAAGCACAGATTTTAAAAGGGGGCCACAGCATACAAAAGCtctggagattttttaaaagattcaccCCAGGTCTTCTGAACTAAAGTCTCCTGGGTTGGAGCCTGGGAACCAGCCCCAGGGAATGACAAATTTCCCCAGACTGAGCACCACTGGGCTGTGCTAGGTCATGTCAAGGTCCCTTCCAACACCTGTGGTCTCTGAGGCACTTCATCTCAGTCTCAACAGGCCAGACCAGCGACTGGCCTCCCAGCCCGCCCTGGGCCATCCAGCTCGGCTTGTCAGGAGTCCCCTCTGAGTTGCAGCCTCAGGCCCAGCCTTCTCTAATGCTCTCTGTGGGGAGcaacctctcccttccctgggttTCTCCAGCTCAGGATCCCCCCAAGTTCTCAGAAAAAATACTCCTATATGGAGTAGAAAGAGCACAGGATTTAGCATCAAGGCCTCATCGTCTACTGGGTGGGTCATGCTTGGCCGAAGTGTCAATCTTCCCGCCTGCAAACGGAAATGATTACTTCACGAGGGGCTGTGGGGAAGAGAAGCAATGTTTATTGAGAATGTTTTGacacatgtaaatatatgtataagtgctcatttttttattttcgTAACTACCTGTCTTATATGGTTGTCATCTCTCTCTTCATTTGttccacagacatttattgagcagctgcTTTGCGCCAGGGACCAGGGGTACACGAATGAAGACGTGCtcactgccctcagggagctccccACGCAGTGAGGGAGGCCGATCGGTGCACAGAAAACTGTCACATCACCAGATCAGTACAAGTGTCTaagcagtgcttggcacacagtaggtgctcagttagtGTTTGTGGGCTTAATGAATACATTAAAGGATATTATGGAATCACAGATGGAGGATGAAGGAAGTTTCTAGAGGCTCCGAGGGCCGGGTAGGAGAGAACTAGCCAAGGGAGGAGCGATGTCCCAGAACCAGCACAAAGCTGGCCTCTTTTACGAGGCTGCGAGGCCCTTCGACACTGGCCTCTGACTCATTCATCCTCTGCTCCTCTTGGTGCTCAGCAGTGGGGCATCTGAGCAGGTGCCAAAGTCCCCAGAGTGAAATTGTTAAAGAGTCTGCTTTCGAAACAAAATGAATCTTCAGCATCAGCAGCCTAAAACTGACTTAGGTCATTTGGGTCACTCAAGCCCTCTGGCCAGTTCACAGTGACATGTCTCAATGACGCCAAGAGAGCTTGGCAGGGTTTTCCAAGTCCCTGCAGTGCTCTGGGGAGAGCTGGCAAACACAGGCTAATTCAGTCCATCTGCTCCGGTCCTCATCCACATATTTCAGAGCACGTCTCTCCTCACCTTAATCAAGATAATACGTGCTTAGCAGTGAGGGACCTGGAAGACAGGGAGGACCCTGTTCTCTCAGTACTTCCCATTTCCACAAGAACAGAAGCCCAGTCTGCAGGGAAGACAGGCATCAGACCAGTAATCAAACACTCTCATGGCCCTTGCTTGGGTGCCTTTCAGAGACCACGATTCTGAATTGAAAACTGTGGACTCAGAGAGTGGCTCTGAGACAGAGCTGTCACCCCGAGGACATGGGGTGAATGCATCTATGATCTTCGTCCTTGGATACATTCAAGAATAGAAATGCAGCCTTGAGACCAGAATGGTTTACACATTCCCTGGCTGGGCAGTCTCTCAGGGTCCTGTCACTTCTATGACCCTGCAGCCCACCAGGGGGCTGGGTCTTCAGCACACGGAACTGGAGCTTTTGCTAAAAGCAAACACGACTGCCAAGCTGTAAGCACAAACAGCTCTGTCCTGCAACGTGCTCACAACTGAAGTTCAGGTTCAACAGCTGCCACAGAGCTCTCTGACACGGCCAGCTGCCCGGACCGAATGGGACTGCGTTTCTCCACCGTTTACATCCGGGGCCAGGTGAGCCAGCGAGGTGTGCAGACAGCCTGACCAAGCTCCGGAACCTCCAGCCCTGGGAGAGTCAGTCTTCCCTCGTTTGATGCATAGCCTGTGCGTGGCACTGTGACGGTAGAGGGTGGTTATACAGGTGAGTGTGTGTAGAGGTTGCGGTTCAAGCCAGACGACATTCTCCCTGCCTGCAGGAGATCACAGAAGAAGGACACGTGCGGTTCAGAATTCATACAGAATGATCTGCCTGCTGCACCAGCCggttctctccccctcctccagccactgcTCAGTCTCTACCCCATTAACCTGCCTttactttccttcattttttattgttacctgaaattttatttatggatttgTTTGATAGCTGTTTTCCTAACCCCAATATAAAGTCCATGAGAACTGCGACCTTGCCTGTCTGGCTGGTAAACTTGTGCTGAACAAGTGAATGAaagccccagggcccagagctCATCCCAGGTACACCAGTTTGGCATCTCTTGGAAATGGCAACCTAAGGGTACATTATCCAAGAGGAAGTGGTTTTCAGCTTCCTGAAGCACCTTCTCTAAGCTGATGTGGCTGATTTAACCTCAAACAACTGGAGGTAACCTGAACCCCATAAAGTTATTTAAGCTGCCAGGGCAAACGCAGCTCTTTGTGTAAGGTGGCCAGACCACCTGGGCCCAATCCCAGGCCCCCCACCTTCCAGCCAGGcctccttgggcaagttattaacctctctgtgcccccgCTGCCCAGGGTTTTTAGTCAGGGTGGTGAGCGTGCTTGGCTCCCAGGGCTGTGAGAATGAACCAGGTTAATACACACAAAGCACTTAGAATTGAATGTGGTATGTGGTCACCACTCTTGTCAAAACTCTGCAAGGGAAATGGATGGAGATGCTCTTGCATGTGCTCAAATGAGTCAAGAGAGGTGTTTCTGAGCAG includes the following:
- the UBXN10 gene encoding UBX domain-containing protein 10 — protein: MATEAPVNIAPECSPVVGTAADSFIWQPNSPSMHVIRPKSAKGRTRPSLHKPQGPEGRSRRTPSSPPPAVPCESPSSQKLGVCTPKSPSQGAPNEIPELRQQAPIGASSSLNKYPVLPSINRKTVEEGAVETIAKKAGSLQLSSIQAPYQEQTCTVKTSEEDSRAQPHSLERKFVVQTMRQSSYRARDLEEPSDQEPRLLLAVRSPSGRRFVRHFRPTDALQTVVAVAEHKNKATYQRCSIETMEVPRRRFSDLTKSLQECRIPHKSVLGISQEDGEGWP